GCTTTCCGCTACCAGCTCATGGATCAGCCTGACGGGAAATTGAAAAAACAATCCCAGCCCGTGCCCTATATGGGCGGCGTCATCGTTTATTTCGCTTTCATCTTCCCCATCAGCCTGCTTTTCAATTTCAACCAGCAATTGCTGGGTATTCTTTTTGCCAGTTCCATCTTGCTGCTGGTGGGCTTGTTCGATGATTTTAAGGCGCTGACCCCGGGGATCAAGCTTTTGTTTCAGATCATGGCCACCTACATCCTGCTCAAAAGCGGCATCACCATCGACCTGATTTTTTTCCCCCCCTGGCTCGATGTCCTCCTTTCGTTTGTTTGGATCCTGACCACCATCAATGCCTTCAACATTATCGACATCATGGACGGCCTGGCTTCAGCGGTCGGCGCGCTGATGTCGCTGACGATTTTCATTATCTCCTTTTACAATGGCGATTTTCTGGTTTCGATACTGGCTCTCAGCCTCTCCGCGTCTCTGGCGGCCTTTCTCAAGTTCAACTGGGAGCCGGCGCGGATCTATCTGGGGGATGCCGGCAGCATGATCCTGGGATTGATCATCGGTTCACTGACCATGATGGCCAGCTATACCCGCTTCAACCGGCTGGCGTTTTTATCGAGCCTGTTTCTCATGGGCATTCCCCTTTTTGATCTGGTTTATGTCAGCATGTTGCGCATCCTGAAGGGGAAAACTCCATTCCGGGGCAGCCCCGACCACTTTGCCTTGCGTTTGCGCCGCAAAAAAAATTGGTCTTCGCGAAAGACCGTCAGCGCCATTATCTTGTTGCAGGTGCTGCTTTCCGGAGCGGTGGTCCTCAATTTTTTCTCGACGCCCAGAATCACCCTGCTGTGCAGCGTTGTCCTCGTTTGTTTTTTCCTTTTTCTGGGCGTGATCCTGGCCGGCGTGAAAATGGAATGACCATCATCATCGGGGCCGGGATCTCCGGCCTGAGCGCGGGCCACATCCTGAAGAACGAGTGCCTGATCCTCGAGCAAAACGCCCGCCCGGGCGGGCTGTCCGGCAAGTATCGGGTCAACGGCTTGGCCTTCGACCATGGGGGGCATTACTTCCACTTTCAAAACAAGACGGCGGTTAAGGAATATGTGGAAAAATTCCATGCCTTCAAGGCATATCAACGCAACAGCAAGGTTTTTCTGCTGCAGCGCTTTATCCCCTTTTCGCTGCAATACCATCTCGCCTATCTGCCGGCGTGCTGGCGCGCGATTATTCTGCAGGAAATCCTTCGCGCCGGTGCAACGCAGGCCGCAAACTTGCGTGAGTTCCTCCTGGCCAATTTCGGCCGGCATTTGCTCGATCTGTTTTTTGAACCGTTCCTGGGAAAATTCTATGGCCGGCCGCTGGACGAACTTTTGGCCAATATGGATAAAGGCAGCATCCCAATTCCGAGCAAGGATGAAGTGCGGCGAGGGGCAGTTGAAAAAAAATGCTTTGCAGAAGGCTTCAACCCGATTTTTTTCTATCCCCGGCACGCTGCGCAGGAATTCATTGAAAGTTACAGCCAACCCGTCCGGCAGCGCATCCGCCTTAATGAACGGATAACGCGGGTCGACCGCCAGCGAAAAAAGGTATACACCGACAAGGGAAGCTATGCCTATGACAACTTGATCAATACGATGCCTTTAAAAGAGTTTTTGTCCATCCTTGAGCCGAAAGCGCCTTTCGCCTGGCAGCGGCTCGATCACCTGTCCACGCTGGTGGTCAATGCGGTGCTGGCCCGCCGCCGGCGCCATTTTCACTGGCTCTATCTCCCCGAGGCCGCGACGCCGTTTTACCGGGTCGGATACTACCCCGAGGGCGGAAATACGACCGCCGTGTATTTGGAAAAAACCGTCCGGGCGAGCGATCGCCTTGACCGTCAACAAGTACTCCGGGATATGGCGTTGGCACTTGCGCAAACGGGAATGATCGCCTGTCCGGACGAGATCCTGTTTCACGATTTGAAAAAAATACCGGTTTCTTATGTTGTGTTTGACCGCGAGTGGCCGCGCTTGGTACCGCCGGCCCTTGAATTTTTACGGCGGCAGCGGATTTTTTCTATTGGCCGTTACGGCAGCTGGAATTACTCCTCGATGGCCGATGACATCCAGAACGCCCGGGACACGGCTTCCCTGATCAACGGCTGATGGGATATTCCCGCGCCGTCGTCGTCCATCTGATTACCAAGCTGGAACTGGGCGGCGCGCAGATCAACACGGTGTACACGGCCGAGCATCTCGATCCGCTCCGTTTCGATACCTATCTGCTCAGCGGCCCGGGCGGTTCGATGAAGGCGCGGCTGGCCGGGGCGGAACGGATGGTCTTCATCCCGGCCTTGGCCAGGGAGATCCGGCCGGGCAAGGATTTGCTGGCCCTGGTTTCGCTGATCCGCCTCTTGAAACGCATCCAGCCGCAGATTGTTCACACCCATTCCTCCAAGGCCGGCATCCTGGGCCGTTTGGCGGCTTTCGCGGCCCGGGTGCCGATCGTCATCCATTCGGTGCACGGTTTTTCCTTTTCCCCGTTTCAGCCTTTCTTGAAAAGAAATTTCTACCTTTTATTTGAAAAAATCTGCCGTCCCCTGACCACGCATTTTGTTTTTGTCGCCGCCGGCGACATCGAATCGGCCCGTGCACACAAGCTGCTTGGCAAAAATTATTCAGTGATCCGCAGCGGTTTCCCGCTGCAAAAATTCCGCGCTCATGGTTCCGACACAACCGCTTTAAAACGCGCGTTTCAATTGGACGAAGGCTCTTTCGTCTGCGGCATCATCGCCCCTTTCAAGCCACAAAAAGGGCTGCAGCATCTTCTGGATATTGCGGCTCGTGTCATCAGCCAAAATTCGGCCGTGCAATTTTTTATCGCCGGCGACGGCGAGCAGCGCCCGGAACTGGAGCGCGAGCTGCAACGGCGCGGCCTGGCACGGAATTTTCGCCTGCCCGGGTTTTTAGCGGACACGGAGAATGTGATCGATTGCTTCGATATCGGGATATCGACCGCGCTCTGGGAAGGCCTTCCGCAAAGTTTGGTCCAGCTCCGCATGAAGAAAAAGGCCGTTGTCGCCAGCGATATCCCCGGGAATCGCGAGATCATCCGCGACGGTCTGAATGGCTACCTGTTTCCGGTTACCGACCATGAACGTTTCGCCGCCTCTATACTGAAGCTGGCTGCCGATCCGATTCTGCGCGACCGCCTGGGGGGTTATGACGGAGAGGATTTCGGTGAATGGGACGCGGCAGTCATGGTCAGTCGCCAGGAAGAGCTGTACCAGAGCCTGCTGATGCATTCAGGTTTTAAGTGGAGCTGAGATCGGTTGAAAAAATGCTGGAAAACAAAAAGCGGTGCTGCTTGCAAAAAAAATCCGCGTGCTTTAAAATTAAACAAGGCGAATTGACCAGGGGGGTACTTTTGTGAACAATGAAGAACAGCATGCCGGTTTGGCGGCCCGTATCGATGAATTGACGGCGCGGCTGAGAGCACCGGGATACAATTATTTCACTTTGCTGGGATTGACCTTGGCGGCGACCCAAAAGGAAATCGCGGCGGCTTATCACCAACTGGCCGACGAATTGTCAGACAAGCGGCTGGCCGCTTTGGGGGACAGCGAAACCGCCAAGCGGGGCCGGGTGCTGGCCCAGCAGCTGCAGCGTGCTTTCCTGGTCCTCAGCGACTTCGGCCAGCGGGGAGAATATGAAAAACGCGGCTACAAGGAATTCATTCCTCCCGATGCCAAGGAAGATACCGTTGAATTTGCCAAATCCCTCTATCGCAAGGCATTGACCCTGTTCCACCAGAAAAATTACCAGAAAGCCATAGCGGTAATTGAGGACGCGATCCGCAACAACCCCGCCAAAGCCGATTACTATTTATTGCTGGGGTTGTGCCAAAGCGAAGTGCCATCCCTGAAACGTCAGGCCGAGCAAAATCTCGCCAAGGCCGCTGCCATTGAGCCTTGGAATGCCGAGCACGTCGTCGCCCTAGGCATGCTGTTTTTTTCGGAGCACCTGCCGAAGCGCGCCGAAAGCTATTTTCGCAGGGCGCTCGAGCTCGAGCCAAAACATGAGCTGGCCCTGAAAAAACTGGCCGAGATCACCGGCCCTGGTAAAAGCCATTCCGCCTTACTGCTTGAAAAAGGAGAAACGCTGCTGGGTAAATTGCTGCCCTCGCTGTTCCGGCGCGGGAAACATTGACAGGCTCGGGAGACTTTCCGGACGTTACGGATGTTTTCATGCTCAAGGCGCGAGCTATTTCAGCGCTTTACATTTTCCCGGCATTCTTATAGAATGGACCAGGAGCCGAAATGGTTCCTTGCTGGCAAAACCAGTATGGAGGATAAAATGAAAGGGAACAAGAAACTGATCGCGATCTTGAATGCGCTTCTGGCCGACGAACTGACCGCTGTCAATCAATACATGGTGCATTCGGAAATGAACGCGAATTGGGGTTATGAAAAACTGCACAAGCATTTTGAAAAAAGGGCGATCGACGAAATGAAGCACGCCGAGAAACTGATCGGGCGCATCCTGTTTTTGGAGGGCATCCCGGTTGTTTCCGGCCTGAAAAAAATAACCATCGGCGCCGATGCGACCAAGCAGCTGGCCAACGACCATGCGGCCGAGGCCGGCGCGATTCTGGCCTACAACCAGGCCATCAAGCTGGCCGGGGAACTGGCCGATTTTGCCACCCGCGAAGTACTGGAAAAGATCCTGAATGACGAGGACGCCCACATCGACAAGATCGAGGAATTGCAGGACCAAATTTCCCAGATGGGCGCGGCTATCTTTCTAACCACCCAGGTCGGTTGATTCTTTAGTTTCATTTCTGAGAAGTGCTTTTCATCTTGCGGGAGTTTCTAGTCTTTTTTCCCCCAACCGGGCCAGCCGTCCCAGTACGGGTTGGATGTCAATCGTTTCTGCTCTGTTCCATCGGCTTTCATGGTATACACTTCATAATTGCCATCGCGTTCGGAATAAAAAGCGATAAGTCCGCCTGGAGTGGAGAGATCATTATTGCCCGGTTCAACGGGTTCCTTATCTCTCTGACAAGCCAAACCGGCTATTGCAACAACAGTCAAGAAAATTGCTAAAAGTAAAACCTTCAATTTCTTCATGTCGGGTTCTACTCCGCAGTTTTCGAAGGATTATTTTTCAACTTTGTCAACAATAATTTTATCTCATCTTTATATTCGCTATCTGTTATTTTTTCCAGAATATGTTCCAATGCAGTAACGCGGGCAACATGGAGCGCATCTTCTGATTTCGCTTCAATATCCGGTTTGACGCCAGTTCCTTCCCAGTTGGATTTGGTTATGGGATTGCATGATTCACATATGGATATTTGGGTTAAAATGTCTCCCTTTACAATGAAAACATCTATGGGATGGGCACCGCCTTTTGTCGTTTCACCAACCACTACCGCTCGTTTTAGTTTTTGCATCGTGTAAGTGAATCCTTCAGCTGCTGAAAATGTTTTGGAATTTGTAAGGATAAATAATTCAATATTAGGCAGATGCTTGCCGGGAATATCCGGGATTGACCAGGATTGTTTATTTTGCGATGCATCTCTGCAATTGGCGCTGCCTAAAAGGATTTTTTCCGCCGGGAGAAAATAACTTTGCAAAAGTGAGCTCATTTCACCGCCGCCATTATCCCGCATGTCAATAATGATTGCGTCCGAATTTGATAAAAATTTCATTGCTCCATTTAAAGCTTCTTCCAATATGTCAGTATCCGAGCAATATTTTATTTCAAGGTAACCTATATTCCCATCAAGAATTTCGACTTTTTTAAATCCGAAATTTCCTCTTTTATCAATTTCATAGTCCCGATCCTTTACTTTTTTTATTTCTTCCTCCGGTAACATTTTATTGTATGCTTTTACTTGATAGGCTTCTTCAGGGCTGTAGAATACAAATAAATGCTTGTCATTACTGATTTCTCTCAAGTCAGATGTCAGTTTTGCGCAGAATGGTTTCACTTCGGAAAAAGAAGCGTACACTCCTTTCTTTTGTTGTCGCTGAATGTACTTGGCCATCTTTTCGCCGATATCGGCAAAGACATACTTCTCCTTCATTAATTGAGCAACTTTGGTTACAACCTCTTTCTTTGTTTTTGCATCAATCAATAACTTTTCCTGAGCAAACAAGCCAGTGCAGGCAAGCAGCAGCAACAGATTCAGACCGAGTAATTTTTTCATTTTTTATTTCTCCTTGGCATTTTTACTATACTATGCTATTGCGTCGGGCGCATGCGCCAGAAATCGCGCAGGTTTTGGCCGCTGGCATTGTTGCCGCTGCCGATGTATAGGTAAGATCCGATTACAAATCCAACGGCCATGACCCGGGCTTGGCCGGCGCATTCGCCCCTGGCCACCCAGCTGTTGCCGGCCGGGTCATACTCCCATATTTCCTTGGACAGTGTCATGTTGGTGCCGGTACTGTCGATATTGGTCATCCCCATTCCCACATAACCCCTGCCGTTGACGGAAAATCCGAGCGCGTAGCCGCGAGCCGTGCCGGGAAAATCGGCTTTTCTTGTCCATGTGTCACCGGCCGGATCGTATTCCCAAAAATCGTTGGCTGCAATGAATGGCGGTCCTCCCAAAACGCCGGTGCCGACATAGCCTTTGCCGCCGATGACGAATCCGGCGGGAAGAAAGCGGCCGGCGCCAGGGAAATCGCCTTTCTTGGTCCAATGGCCGGCGGCCGGATCATATTCCCAGACATCCTTTTCCGAGCCGAGCGAACTACTCCCAGCCAGGATATAAACTTTTTGATTGACGACCAGAGCCACCGAACCCGATCGGGCTGCGCCGGGGAAAGCGCTTTTTTGCGTCCAGTGGTCCGCGGCCGGGTCGTATTCCCACAGGTCATTGACCGCTCCGGCGGAACCATTGGTGCTGCCCAGGCAGAGATAGCCTTTTTGCGCGATCGCGAAACCTACGCCCTCGATGACCGCGGTTCCCGGAAATGCAGTCTTGCTGGTCCAAGTATCGGCGCTGGCATCGTATTTCCAGCATTCGTTATGGGGCACAAAACTGTTGCCCATGCCCGAAACCACGTATGCCGCATTGTCGATCGCAAATGTCATTGAGCCGCGCTGGGCCTGGCCCCCGAAATTGGCTATCTGCCGCCATTCCCATGCTTGTGGTTCGGTCGGCGTCGTGTCATCCGTTTCCGTTTTGGGACTGCAGGCCATAATGGATAATGCCAGCAGCAATGCGCTTAAACCGATCCATTTTTTCATTATTTTCCTCCTTTCATTCTATTTTAATTTTGTTTAATCACCTGCGGGTTAAACGTGATTGCCGTTATTAATGAACTGCTGGCAAAACCTGACCAACTATAATATTAATAATATCAGTCCAATGATTTCCCGCCTGCGTCCAGTCCAGCCCTTGCGTCCAGCAGGTTGCGGTGACAATCAGGTTTTGATCGGGAACGATAAAGATGAACTGTCCGCCCCAGCCCATGGCAAATATATGCTTGCGCCCATAGGCATTGCCGATCCAGATCTGATAGCCATACTCGGGCCCATAAGGAATCGTATCATTAGTCGAGATTTTTGTTGTCGTCATGGCATTGATCCAGCTTTCCGGAACCACCTGAATCCCATTGTACCGCCCATGGTTCAAAATCAGATTGCCAAACTTGACCATATCCCTTGGCCTTAATTGCAGATCGCAGGCGCCATTGGGGTAGCCCCTGTCATCCTTGGTCCAAAGAAAGTCGGATATTTCAAGGGGATCGAACAGATTGCTTTTGGCGAAATCCAGCGTATTCTCTCCGGTTGCCTGGGTGATGATCACCGAGAGCAGATGTGAAGCGCCGTCACTGTAATTGAAGACCGTTCCCGGCTGGGCGACGAACGGTAAATCAATGATGTATTGCAAATGATCGGGCATGGCGATATAAGTGCTGTAAAGGCTATCCGGACCGGTACCATTCCAGGCATGGCCGAAGGACATTTTTAGAAGTTGTTCAATGGTGATATTTGCTTTGACTTCATCAGGGAAAGTGACTATCCCGGCCAGATATTTGCTGATCGGATCATTGATACTCTTGATGTATCCCTTGTCAAGGGCCAAGCCGACCAGCACTCCTGTGAAACTTTTGGTGACCGACATGACATTTTTTGTATTGTCGGGTCCATAGTCGTTGAAGTTGGTGAACTCTTCGGCGATAATTTCCCCATCGCGGGCGACAATCATGCTTATGGCACCGGCAACCTGTCGGAATGCCTCGAATGCTGTTTTAAGCTGAGCTTCATCGATATTGTGCTTTTCGGCTAAAGGGAACTGGTGGGTGACTTCCGTTTTCTGGCAGGCTGTAGGACTTACGATGGCCAGTAAAACAAGGGCAATCATGCATATGGTTTGAAAATTTTTCATTTTTCCCCGCTGCTCAATGCGTCGAGGGCCGCCAGGTCGGGCAGATGGCAGTATAGCTGCCCGGGGAATTGGTTACCCGCCTGACGTCTGTCCCGTCGGTGTTCATGACATAGACCTCCCAATGTTCCGCGGCGGCACGGTCCGATTCGAACGTGATGCGCGTGCCGTTCGCCGACCAGCGCGGGTAGTAGTCAAAGAAGTTGTTGTTGGTCAGTTGGCGGACATTGGTTCCATCATTGTTCATTACGAATATTTCATAGGTGGTCCTGCTGCCCGCCTCCCAGACGCCGGTAGAAAGCGAAAAAGCGATTTGACTTCCATCCGGAGACCAGGTTGGCATCCACTCGTCGACGCTCGTGTGGGTCAGCTGAAGCTCGTTGCTGCCGTCGATATTGCAAGTATATATTTCCTGGTTCCCCGAGCGGTTGGAAGTATAAATGAACCTGGCGCTATCCGGTGACCATTTGGCTGCAAATCCCTGCACGCCGATAGTTCGCTGATTGCTGCCGTCGGCATTCATCAACCATAATTCATTGCGGTTATTTTGCTGGGGAAACATTCTTGTGAAAGCGATATGCAATCCATTCGGCGACCAGGATGGCTCGCTGTCTTGCACGTTGCCAACGGCTGTCAACCGCGTCAAATTGGTTCCGTCAACATTGACCGTATGAATTGACCAGGTCAAATTGGTATTATCCATATAACCAACCAAGGCGAACCTTGTCCCATCGGGCGACCAGTCCAGATGGTTGAGCCCGATGTTGGCGAAAACCGCCTGCTTGTTTCCCGTGCCATCGGAATTGATGGTGTAAATTTTATGAATTTCACCTGCCGTACCCGGTTGGAAAGCGTAGGCGATCACTTCCACGGGGCCTGAAGGCGGCGGATCGGGATCGTTCGGCTCGTTTTTCTGGCAGCCGAATAAAGCGACCAGCCACAGCGTCGAAATGGCGATGCGTAAGAAATTTTTGGTAGACATAAGTTTTGCATTCATGTTTTGCTCCATAAAGTGGCATTGCCTACCTTACAAGATAATCTCTGGCAAATGATTTGTAATGAGAAAAAGTTACTTTTCTTGAAAATGTGAAAATAGTAATGGCATTTTTCAGGTATTATTTTTTTTTGCAGGAAAACGGCTGAAGAAATTATCCCGTTTAATCAATCCGGAGATGCTTGAACAAATCCACCAACTGGGCGCGGTTATTGACATTTAATTTTTGATAAATGCTATAAACGTGATTTTTGACGGTATGCACCGAAATAAACAGTTTATTTTCGATTTTCTTGTTGCTGCAGCCGCTCAGCACCAGCAGGATGATTTCTTTTTCACGATTGGAAATATTGTATTTGACACAAAACAGATTGAATGCCGATTCAAAACGGATTTTGCGGGCCAGTCTCTTGATGCGTGTTTTGTATAAAAAAACAATCAAACAGCCCAGGAGGGCAAAAATGATGGCCCGAAACCACCAGCTTGCCCAAAAAGGCGGACTCATGTGGATCCGCAGCAGCGCTCCTTTTTCATTCCAAACCCCGTCATTATTCGAGCCTTTAATCGCCAGCTGATAATTGCCGGGTTTCAGATTTGTCAGGGTCAACTGGTGTGTGTTGCCCAGAGGTGTCCAGTCTTTGCTGAGGCCGCTGATTTTATAGGCATATTGGTTGCTGGCCGGGTCAAAATAGCTCAAGGCGGCAAACTCGATGGTGATATGGTTGTCCTTATATGAAAGGTCAAGCTGTTTGCGTTCGGAAAAATCTCCGACCACCTTTCTCCCGGAAGGGTAAATGGTTATGGCAGTAATCAAAACTGGCGGTGCATTCGGATTGTCTTTTATCTTGGCCGGGTCGAAAGCGTTAAAAC
This genomic window from Candidatus Aminicenantes bacterium contains:
- a CDS encoding MraY family glycosyltransferase — its product is MNEVVLVLTFILSFLLTLYGTPLAQRVAFRYQLMDQPDGKLKKQSQPVPYMGGVIVYFAFIFPISLLFNFNQQLLGILFASSILLLVGLFDDFKALTPGIKLLFQIMATYILLKSGITIDLIFFPPWLDVLLSFVWILTTINAFNIIDIMDGLASAVGALMSLTIFIISFYNGDFLVSILALSLSASLAAFLKFNWEPARIYLGDAGSMILGLIIGSLTMMASYTRFNRLAFLSSLFLMGIPLFDLVYVSMLRILKGKTPFRGSPDHFALRLRRKKNWSSRKTVSAIILLQVLLSGAVVLNFFSTPRITLLCSVVLVCFFLFLGVILAGVKME
- a CDS encoding NAD(P)-binding protein; the encoded protein is MTIIIGAGISGLSAGHILKNECLILEQNARPGGLSGKYRVNGLAFDHGGHYFHFQNKTAVKEYVEKFHAFKAYQRNSKVFLLQRFIPFSLQYHLAYLPACWRAIILQEILRAGATQAANLREFLLANFGRHLLDLFFEPFLGKFYGRPLDELLANMDKGSIPIPSKDEVRRGAVEKKCFAEGFNPIFFYPRHAAQEFIESYSQPVRQRIRLNERITRVDRQRKKVYTDKGSYAYDNLINTMPLKEFLSILEPKAPFAWQRLDHLSTLVVNAVLARRRRHFHWLYLPEAATPFYRVGYYPEGGNTTAVYLEKTVRASDRLDRQQVLRDMALALAQTGMIACPDEILFHDLKKIPVSYVVFDREWPRLVPPALEFLRRQRIFSIGRYGSWNYSSMADDIQNARDTASLING
- a CDS encoding glycosyltransferase, translating into MGYSRAVVVHLITKLELGGAQINTVYTAEHLDPLRFDTYLLSGPGGSMKARLAGAERMVFIPALAREIRPGKDLLALVSLIRLLKRIQPQIVHTHSSKAGILGRLAAFAARVPIVIHSVHGFSFSPFQPFLKRNFYLLFEKICRPLTTHFVFVAAGDIESARAHKLLGKNYSVIRSGFPLQKFRAHGSDTTALKRAFQLDEGSFVCGIIAPFKPQKGLQHLLDIAARVISQNSAVQFFIAGDGEQRPELERELQRRGLARNFRLPGFLADTENVIDCFDIGISTALWEGLPQSLVQLRMKKKAVVASDIPGNREIIRDGLNGYLFPVTDHERFAASILKLAADPILRDRLGGYDGEDFGEWDAAVMVSRQEELYQSLLMHSGFKWS
- a CDS encoding tetratricopeptide repeat protein, with the translated sequence MNNEEQHAGLAARIDELTARLRAPGYNYFTLLGLTLAATQKEIAAAYHQLADELSDKRLAALGDSETAKRGRVLAQQLQRAFLVLSDFGQRGEYEKRGYKEFIPPDAKEDTVEFAKSLYRKALTLFHQKNYQKAIAVIEDAIRNNPAKADYYLLLGLCQSEVPSLKRQAEQNLAKAAAIEPWNAEHVVALGMLFFSEHLPKRAESYFRRALELEPKHELALKKLAEITGPGKSHSALLLEKGETLLGKLLPSLFRRGKH
- the bfr gene encoding bacterioferritin; amino-acid sequence: MKGNKKLIAILNALLADELTAVNQYMVHSEMNANWGYEKLHKHFEKRAIDEMKHAEKLIGRILFLEGIPVVSGLKKITIGADATKQLANDHAAEAGAILAYNQAIKLAGELADFATREVLEKILNDEDAHIDKIEELQDQISQMGAAIFLTTQVG
- a CDS encoding S41 family peptidase, which encodes MKKLLGLNLLLLLACTGLFAQEKLLIDAKTKKEVVTKVAQLMKEKYVFADIGEKMAKYIQRQQKKGVYASFSEVKPFCAKLTSDLREISNDKHLFVFYSPEEAYQVKAYNKMLPEEEIKKVKDRDYEIDKRGNFGFKKVEILDGNIGYLEIKYCSDTDILEEALNGAMKFLSNSDAIIIDMRDNGGGEMSSLLQSYFLPAEKILLGSANCRDASQNKQSWSIPDIPGKHLPNIELFILTNSKTFSAAEGFTYTMQKLKRAVVVGETTKGGAHPIDVFIVKGDILTQISICESCNPITKSNWEGTGVKPDIEAKSEDALHVARVTALEHILEKITDSEYKDEIKLLLTKLKNNPSKTAE
- a CDS encoding serine hydrolase — encoded protein: MKNFQTICMIALVLLAIVSPTACQKTEVTHQFPLAEKHNIDEAQLKTAFEAFRQVAGAISMIVARDGEIIAEEFTNFNDYGPDNTKNVMSVTKSFTGVLVGLALDKGYIKSINDPISKYLAGIVTFPDEVKANITIEQLLKMSFGHAWNGTGPDSLYSTYIAMPDHLQYIIDLPFVAQPGTVFNYSDGASHLLSVIITQATGENTLDFAKSNLFDPLEISDFLWTKDDRGYPNGACDLQLRPRDMVKFGNLILNHGRYNGIQVVPESWINAMTTTKISTNDTIPYGPEYGYQIWIGNAYGRKHIFAMGWGGQFIFIVPDQNLIVTATCWTQGLDWTQAGNHWTDIINIIVGQVLPAVH